The Arachis hypogaea cultivar Tifrunner chromosome 14, arahy.Tifrunner.gnm2.J5K5, whole genome shotgun sequence DNA window ATAGTTGATCGCAGAAATATGCAAAGATATAGACATCAATTAATGATGTTATTGAATGCTGAATGTCTTATGATATAAAGCTTTATACTCttgaatattaaatttaaacttcTACATTTTTGCTAAGGTTACATACAATGAGTTTACCCACTTGTTTCTAAGTTGAGTCCAATCCATTTGCTAGTCAAACTCAAATATCAATTCTTGATATCTGAGGTTTGATTTTTTTTCCAGATAAAAttatgaagaacaagaaaaatcagTACAAATCCCATTACTCTCTCTTTCTTCATCCAACtccaataaaaataacaaaaaataagcaaCAACATAATCTAAAATCTAAACACCATAAGTCCAATCAAAATAATATTCAACATCAAAAtcaagaataaaaacaagaaagaaagagtAATGGAGAACAACAATCCAATTAGCAATTCAGCCAGGTAAAAAATACAAAGATTTCTGTTTAGAATCTGGTGATCTTACTTATGGACATCATACAAGGTGTTTGGCTGccttttaatttgaataaatagATCTTTAGTtcgataattaattcttaataatGCATTTCTTTGGGTTTTGCACTTATACGAACTAAAAGCTATAAGGATCTTTTATCAATCTTCAAGAATGTGGCCTAAGTTGCCTAATCTCTATACATAAATAAAGGGGAAGAATGACCTAAAGGTTTAAGAAAAAAGTAGACAAATCAGAGACAAAGTTCTAAGGAGAgattaaaactttaaattaaaaTGCGTTATAGGAATAGAATGAAATGCCACTTGCAATATACTACTAACTACAGGTTTTAATTAGTTCTATTATCAGCAATGTTTATTGTGTTCAcaagtaataaattaaaaaaatcccaaATATGAGTTCCACAACATGGTTCCTGTTCATCAAAGAATGTGATGAAAGTAAGTGGAGAAGAGATTAGAGATTTCGCACACCGTGGAAGTGGAAGCAGGAGTTTCACGGACTAAGGGTCTCTAGAGCCTGCATCAAATACAAACCATACGAGTTAGAGTTATTCACTATGTGTACATAACtgaaattatgaataaaaattttggtaGTACTCTATGCCTCATATCTTATAGcaacaaaagaatttaaaaaatatgaacacCTTTACAAAAGTTACTTTAACCTATAAAATAATCTGTCACAtgacatcaaattgcattaaaacattcaataactataaaaaaagtagagaaaaaatactaacaaaaagtGCCAAAAGTTGTATCTTGGGACTTTTATTGTCCAATCACTTCTTAAGTAACTTTAATGCATCCTTTGCTTGTCTGCAAATTTAATAAGTTCAACAGAGAAGATCAAGAACAACATAATCAAGGAAAACCCACACAGTATGtagaataaattataaagaaTCAATCAACATACTTAAGATCTAAAACCAAAAGGTAAAAATTGAATATCAAGTTAACAAGAAAAAAAGGACACAATTTCACTTTTGCATAATTGACACCTAGCTCACTAAGTCACAGTGTATGAATTACCAACAGTTCTTTGGCAAACACTAGCAGAAGGTTAGGAACCTAGTGTAAAGTGAtcattaaaattacataaaattaCTCACAAACCAAAAGCATACATAATATCTAAATCACTAGTGTAGTAGTATTGATTTGAAGATAGAGACTTCACTTTAGCAATCCATTAACGAGAATATGAGAGACAAAAAGAAATTACAAAGCATACAATAAATCCAAATAAATGTACATTCAATTCCTAACTCTAAAAAGCCACAATTAACCCCAACTAATAGAAGATATAGACAAAACTGAAtcaaaattatctgaaatcataaTCTGAACCACGAAGATATAGCCAAATTTTGAGAAAATAGGATTCAAAAATTGTAAGTGATCAATagtgaaaacaagaaagaaagagcaatgggGAAGAACGAAATAAAGGTTTAGGAAGAAAGTAAAAAGATCAGAGACAAAGGACTGAGGAGAGGTTAAACCTTTAAATTAAGATGCATTATAGGAATGGAATGGAATGGAATGCCACTTGCAATATACTGCTAACTATAGGTTTCAATTAGTTTTATTATCAGCAATGTTTATTGTGTTCATCACAagtaataattgaaaaaaaatcccAAATTTGAGTTCCACAACATGGTGTCTGTTCATCAAAGAATGTGATGAAAGTAAGCGGAGAAGAGATTAGAAATTTCGTGCACCGTAGAGGGGGAAGTAGGGGTTTCACGGACTATGGAGGAAAGGTGAGAGGTCAACGCCAGGGAAATAAGGATGGATTGCAGCCACACTACTCCACAACCACACAAACGCGAATGGTAGAACAGATCTTTGGGATTTCTTGCAGACCGTGGAGGATGGTGTGGAGGAGGCACGAAAGGTCGATGCCAGAGAGAGGATGATGGATGGGTAGCAGTGGTGCACGGTGGAGCAGCGACTTCAAAGTTTCACGTGCTTCCAATCTATTTTTGCCAGTTTCTGGAGCTGCAGCTGTGGGGGAAATTTTTGGTTATCAGATAAAATAAGATCGAATAAATGAGTTAATTAGGATAAAGATATTGATTACCAGCAGTTCTTCATGCAGTATCCGCTATTTAAGCAAAAGTCAGCAGAGTGACAATGGCTGGTATCTCTGTTAGTTGCAGCGGTTGGATTAACGGCCATCAATTTTTGGATGCTATCCTCTGCCTTTGCTGTAGTGTATAATACATGTATAATTAAATGTATCCATGAAAGCTTAGACTAGTAGTTATGTGAATGATGAACTTTTGACAAATaacttatatgtatatataaattagccAAACTTGTCATTTTGAGTATTTTGAAAAGAGTAATACTATTATTAGTATGAAATTTTGATCTGTTACGAATTTTGACTATGATAGAATTGGGTGTCGACTGCCTCATATGAATTGAGTCGAAAAGGATTTGGGTCGAAATCGGTTGATCACACATGGTCTAAATTTCGACGAAGTGAGAACTCgacaataaaaaaatagaatattgaTTATGAGATAAGTCAAGTCGAAAAGGACCTAggtcaaaattttataattagcGTGGTTTAATTTGACAAAATATGGGTCTTTGAGACCAAGATAATCGCAAAGACGTGGGATGTTCACCGTGGAGAACAAAGTCCTCTGCAGTCAAGGCAGGGTCATGGGTTGTGAGAACCtgaaaaaaaggagaaagttAGATCGTGAAAAGAAAGAAACATTCTACTAGTCTATCCTTGTGGTCTATAAATAAGAGAAGTTTAGAAGAAATCAGGGACTTCAATCTGAACACTTCACCATCACACAAAACTTTGCAAATTTTCAATCACGCTGACGCAACAAAAGACAATGGAGTGTAACTGTGTAAGTGCATTGAGTGTCTAGAATCCACTACTTCTaatttatttcctttattttccttttaatttattattttatttttctgtgagcatttttttctttttttcaagtattttgttttctttcaatttcaattttactcTCTTATTTATTTAAAGCTTTTATTTGttacttattttcttttattacaatttttatattatttgccACAGTTTAATATCATTGagcattttatatattttttgacacAAACACTAAGTAAATCCCAGGTCGAGTCCATTCTTTTTCTGAGGAATTGTATCTACTCTCCAAACTAAGATCTTAATACAAGTTTAATTCGATACCTTGTCGAGATTACCAAAAATCAAATGAAATAACTACCATATACTTTTTTTCATAAGAACTTCatattttaacatttatattagtaataaactaataataagcTATATAGTTATATATCTAAGTTCTAATAAGCTACACTTTGAACAGAAAAAGCTAAATAATTATAAGTAGATTAATTAAAGCTACAATTTATCAGCAACATACAACATTCTAGAAAAATTGCCACTTCTATTTCATTTCATTTATGCAAacataaacatgcatgaaataGTTAACGTTGAGACTATTTCTTGTGAATGCATCACATTAAATTAAATGAAACACAAGTTcccaatttttaagaaaacaaatGATTTAGCTTCATCTAACACATTATTACATTAAAAATTACAGAAATCATGGCACAACAAACATATATGATTAAgcattattttttgtttgagaCTAGTTAAACATCTCTCAATCTTAAACATTACAATATTACAAACTCACTTATaatacacacacacatacatatataacatttttaaaatttctatccACTATTTGGTCTCAGTAATTTCGAATCTAGATATGATTACTCACGAGGCAAATGAATTGCCATGACGCAGGGTCTAGACCACATATGATTAAGCATTATTAATTCTATTTTGTCATGATAGACATGCCAGCAGCACCCAGAAAGACAGCAACGTAAGACTTGAATTGGAGCTTAATGTTGTTCTGTAATCTTGGACTCATGAAATCAGTAGAGAGAAGGTCAACCAATGCCATATAGATTAAAAGCCCAGCTGATGAAGCATTAAGCATACCAACTGTGATTAGGGCACTTGGgctgttctctttgtagattttggACAATCCAATTCCTAATGCGATTCCAAATGGAGTTGTAATTGAGAACAACAACACTAACACCATCCTCTTTAACAACTTGTATTGGGCCTGAAGAATGCAACTGCCAAGACCCATGCCTTCAAACATTTGATGGAAGCAAAGGGCCACTATAAGGCCTTTTATGGAGCATGTGTTATTTGAAGCACCCATGGACAGGCCTATCGGGCTATCACTACTGAATGAACAATAATTCCAAGTTCTAGCACCTGCACCCCGATGCGCTCAaacaaacatttttttattttttatggttaCTAAATCACAAAAACAATAGTCAATAAAATAATAAGGCAGCGGAGGccttgtgatgcgtgagcatcttttctatctttttctagtgaatttgcattcaatttgttgagtttaatcaagaattaattatcttttagccactatggatactACTTTAAGtcgtgtgcaattctatttattttaggtagcattcggctggatttgatggagttttcgcagaaaaagagaagaaggcgaatgatgctgttaaccctgacctctctgcactcaaacctgaataacgtGAGCTACAGAAATTTAATGGACGTgctttcagtggcattggaaagctaactttcagagctttccaacaatatgtaatagtccatacttcttttCCAAGGAACGCTGCCAAGACTGTGCCTatcttgagatttctcaagttaggcgcaagacatTAACAATAACATACAACAATTGCCTTCAATCCAAGTAAGGCGCAATAAatcttcaagttaggcgcagcacATGAGAGCAACACACTCTTTCTCACTGCATCCCTCAAGTAAGGCGTGGCTTGTTGCCAAGTTAGGCGTGGTCCTTAGTAAAGTTTAGTGGTCCTCGCATTTACAAGGCTCGCGCGGATTGTTTGATTAGTTCtgattaaactttaatttttattttaaaataggaaaagatattatttagttttagaaattataatttagattaattaggattagatataaaagggaaaaataaTCAGCCCTTCggattctcttcttctcttctacctcattcggCAATTTACAGTTTTACAGAATCCTAGATATCTCTGAatccttaactgtttctccatatattattcataacttatttactgcttgctttctgatattctgaatttactgtttgatgcaattgagacccaaacactattttctgtttgtctgactaagccaatcactcaatcattgttgcttgatccatcaatcctcgtgggatcgaccctcactcacctgaggtattacttggtacgacccggtgtgcttgccggttagtttgtggactttaaattccgcaccaagtttttggcgccgttgttggggattgaTTGTTATTGGCAACtactcgttgtttgattgcttagattagatatttttttaatttgcttaatgttagtattattaatttttatttttcaatttttttctttattattttttgctttgcTTTTCGTTTCCCATCTTCCTGTCCCTTTCTTTAATTTTACTTCCTTTAACTTTTGAATTTTCTTCAAAACCTTCgtctgtttttttatttatttttctttttctttttattttcttttattttcattctgtttctttccattaatttttatttttctatattttattagttttattttatttctgtctttaaattccaaaacataaaaaaaatttgcatcatatatttatttttctttaatttttgaaattaagtttggtgttacctagttaattttatttcaattttcttgtttaatttactcattaatttttcgaaattttcagcCTAAGTTCAGTCATCCTGTTCgatttttttctgttttaattagtaagtattttattttatttctttacacaggttacctcactgggaattctctacactctgacgtagataATTCCATTTTTTCTTGTCTTTtgtctgtttatgagcaggaatagggacaaggaacctctgttagactttgatcctgaacctgaaaggactttaagGTGGCATTTGCAATAAGCAAGATTTTACAAGGCTGCAAAGTCcactatggatcataataatgCTGCTAATACCAAAGTGAcaaatccgaatgggaatgagcaaccTAGAGGAGTGCTTGGTTCTTACACTGCTCCTAATATAGATCTTTATGGCAAAAGTATTGTGGTACCTCCTATAGCTGaaaacaactttgaactgaagccacaactagtTACTCTTGTACAACAGAATTGTCAATATCATGGACTCCCTCaggaagatccaaatcagtttatttctgattttctgcagatttgtgacactgtgaagactaatggagtgaatcctgaggtatacaaattcatgctcttcccatttgctatgagggatagagcaaagctgtggttagattctcaacccaaggagagtctaGATACTTAGAAAAATTTTGTCATTGGATTTCTgactaaattttttccacctcaaaagctgactaagctaagagtggaggttcagactttcagacagaaagagggtgagaccctttatgaagcttgggagagattcaagctactgactaggcaatgccctccggacatgttctctagATGGACTCAGCTGGATATCTTTTATAAGAGTTTATGTAAAATGTCCAAGATACACttggataattctgcaggtggttctttgcataagaagaagacaccaggggagactattgagcttattgagttggttgctaacaaccaatacttatattcctccaacaagaatcctttgcactctgagacctctcaga harbors:
- the LOC112742497 gene encoding probable zinc transporter 10; this translates as MGASNNTCSIKGLIVALCFHQMFEGMGLGSCILQAQYKLLKRMVLVLLFSITTPFGIALGIGLSKIYKENSPSALITVGMLNASSAGLLIYMALVDLLSTDFMSPRLQNNIKLQFKSYVAVFLGAAGMSIMTK